Within the Phalacrocorax aristotelis chromosome 13, bGulAri2.1, whole genome shotgun sequence genome, the region TCACAGATCACAAAGGTTATTCAAGCCCTCTTTCCCACCACCTTTCTGGCTAGAAAAAGGACTAGAACTGTAACGCTTATTTTCCTATTCTTCCTCAATTTGACAATAATTTTACCACAAAAATGACGAGGCCCAGACTCAGCAGACACAGGCCAAGAAGCAGAACTTTATCCCATCTCTTTCTTTACCCTCTTTAGGATAACTCAGGAAAAGTGAAATCCTCCCCTAACTTGCATACAGAGGAATTGCTTCCAGCCAGATCTCTGTGACTCTCTGATGCTCCTGATCCAAGTAAGACACTTTCTCTCCATAATAAGCATATAAATGGAAGTGGTTGCTCTTCAGCTTCATCCAgccctttccctttcttaaaaaaacaatttaattaaCTTTGAATGCTAGTGTAAGGGTAGCACTAGCACAGCATTAAGCAAGGCCCTGCCCAGATGGATTTGACAAGCTCCTCTAGACTCCAAAACCAGCTTCTTAAAGACACCTTTATTCAAACTCCTGAGTATATTTCAAGTCAGACTGCTAACAAtccttgaaaaaagaaaaaaaacccaacaacaaaaacctccaaaaaaacccaaaacaaacccaaacccccccaagcccccttcaaaaccccaaacaatcaGCATGCAGCAGGAACTCAGTAATTTCACGGCAAGTTTACGGTCTCAACACGATGCAGAAAATGGGCATGATCTTTGTTTTGCAATAGGGTTATTTATTAtagcttgtttaaaaaaaccctcctcaACACTCTCTGTCCCAAAGTCAGATATGACACAAAACCACTGGTAGGACAGCTATCCTTACGGAAGTGACCAAAAGAATGCAGGACGCTAAAGAcgtttttgacatttttcagcATTCAAGAGAGTAACACTGCCACCTACTAGGGAAAGCTGGACGCGTAAGCAGGTCACCACCTCCAAGGAAACATTTCTCTGGCTATGACCAACAAAAGATAGAGGACTAAattcacattttccttctgccttgccTGACTATTCAGTTATTATCCAGACTTCAGCTTGCTGGAGATAATTTTTCTGGAGACAGCATTCAATTAAATTATGCCAGATCACAAGCATTAGATAAGCTGCTGTGTATCAGGAACTACTCCAAAAGCAGAGCACGATTTCAGACCCTATTCATTGGTTTGATGGCATGGCTTAAAACCAAGATTCAGTAATAAAAGGGCCAGGGTACACATGCTACGCGAGTCATCTGTCCGTTTTCTATGACTAGGAGATGGGTGTTTATGTCAGTCACTTCTTGGCACCAAATGGGATCCCAGAGCTACACCAATTTAGTGTGGTCAGCCATATGCCGGTGGGAGAAACAGTTCGTAAACTGAGTAACAGCCGACACTGAGTCACGATGACAGCTGAGATACCCCAAAATACTGTAAAGCACCCCCACCCAGATGCTGCAGGACTGACCACTTTACAGATCTCAAAAAGCACTTCTGACCTCTGTGGTCACAAAAcactaagtaaaaaaaaaatcagacacagTCTATAAATTAATGTCCAAGTctaaaaaagcacagaaaacaaatgcagaacatAACATGTTATCTTAGCTGTTTGAGTCACTATGTACCCACCCCATCACTTCGTTCTCTGAAATCCAGTAAACTGTCCAAGTCAACACTGATATTTTTACTAAAGACTCCAAAACTGCACTGCAGCCACCTGCCTGTAGCCCCTAACCTCCCGAGATCATCCATAAATTCTTAGTCTGTTCCTCGATGTAGAACTGTACAGTATCACACTTTACTActacttcttttaattttgaaagagtGGGGCTAAACATGGGTTATACGCTTCTGCTAACAGATACACGCGTCAGGAGTGATCCCTCACCGGCACAACAACAAGCATCCCCTAATAAAACCGCAGTTACTCAATCAAGATTCTTTGTTTAATTGTACAATGTTTCATGCCTGAAGGCTGGGCCTCTTTGCTCAGGTGCACTTCGGGAGaaattcctcttccttttcaggCTGGTAAAACACTTCTATCACAATCAGTCGGAGGCCAGACATGTGAGGAGGCTGAAGCACAAGCAGGCAGCTACACTACCCACAAGCCCCACTCCTTCTCTGTGTGACAAACAAGGCTGGGGAATGAACCGGGCTCTCTGAGCACTGCTCCCTGCTGTAGCAGTCTGCTGCACTGAGCTACCCCCAGtatgcaaagaaaatgcagcGTGAGACAACATGCATCATTTCTGAGTCTGGGCTATGATGTTCTGCACGTCACCAACACACTGCAGTACAAGCCGGAGTTGTGTCAACACATGTGACAAACATCAACACAAAAATTTTGCACAAATTCTTGAGCTCCGCGAGCAATTACAAGGCTTTTTCAAGGCTACAAAAATAACCCCTTGATTAGTTTGGAGGAACCAGATGACCTCTATTTGTCCTTAAAGGCCATCAGCAAAAAATTACTAAAGGAGGATACCAGATCAAACTGGCTGCTGGATTGTGATCGTATGAGAGCTCCAGCAGGCAGTCTTGACTGCCTTCCTTAGCTGCAACACTTCTCTGCCTGAAACAAAAAGGGAGTGGTAGGAAGATGCTCCAACATACAAGGTGATTTTCAATACATTGCACATGAACTTAGACTAAATCCTTCTTTAGAGAAAGCAAATGATGAGTAAAAATAGTCTTAGGAAGGTTctgttttttgaagaaaatctcCATCAATCATGAGAATAATTAAAatcttcagaaggaaaacacaaaagacaaaaacagtCACTGATGACACTTTTTAATTTGATATGGCCAGACTTTTTCAAAGTAACTTGTAAAACCAACAGAATAAGACAGAACTAGAGGATAGCCAAGTTTCATATTCACAGGCATTCAAAAGTAATAGTGTAAAAGTGTATCTCAAATAGCAGTGACAGAAGCATGGaaacatacaaagaaaaatctttttagtagagttttattatattttcttcctattaaAAGAATCTGTCACTTTTACTGCCTGATTCTAATTCACAAACTCCTCAAAATGACTTGTGATACAAAAAAAAGCGCCACTTGTTCTGTTtgtaaacaacaaaaacacGTGCTTTTGTCTTTCCAGACATTACTGAAGTGGCACAGCAGAGTTAACACAAATGCTCTATTCTTtaccattaaattaaaaaaaaaaacaccacacagttGGGTAACACAGACCAGTCAGTGTAATCATTCAGTTGGATTCTGGATGACAATCAGGAAATAGtctttatctggaaaaaaaaaattaaatcatttttTCATTACTGATATTTGCTCACGGCAACAGtaaatgtcaacattttttcACATCACACCAAAACACTGTGGGAACTACAGAGTCCTGACATTCATTCTCAATGAACACAACAGGCTTGGCATGTCAGATCACTCATTTTTTAGTCTTACTGAGAAAAAGTCTCAGCTTTAGAAACTGCATGCTCCCAGGCCGACTAAATTTAACTCAGTATGTGCCCAGGAAATAACAGTAACTGGCACATGCCATGATGGAATCAAGCCAGGTGGTGCAAGGAGGTGATTTCCCTTATCTCACAgacaggctgctgggctggcGTGGCTGTAGGTGTGGTTTTCTGGAACAATGCTTATTCCTCTCTCTTCATCCTTCATATGGAAATCAGAGGCTGCCTCAGCACAAACCCCAGAGTCTGTCTTAAGCCCTGCCTTGACCAGGCCCTGCAGAGCAGTCTGCTGCAACTGCAGCCCCCTCTTTTGCCTCTCCATCAGCAGAATCCCACCACGGAGCCAATGCAGCATGAAGGAACAAAGCTGAGTTCCTGCCACATTAGTGAACTGTACTCATCTCATAGCTTCCTGAATCATAATTTGGTGAAATGTTGAGgatgttttcctgaaaacaaggttgctgctgctgctatacTCTACAACTCACGATTACAGCTATTAATATgctctatttcttttctctgaactGGAAAATCTGTTAGATTGTTGTGCTTTATCACTTAGTCTACTGTGCTGAACTGGAATTGCCCTCAAAACATATTCCTCCAACTCTTGTGGTTGAACAGAAAGCACGAGAGGCTGCAACACTATTTAACACTTTCTACTTCGACTATGTGAAATAAGGAAAGTGATTTCCCACATTCAAACATGAAAAAGCAACCTTAGGCTAATGATAAAAGCTTTCAactctgaagaaagcaaaacagcttCTTGGAAAAGAAGAGATTATACAATGTGAGTAAAAGGCAGAACTTTTCTCACAAGAAAAGAATTCTGCTGAATCCCCTAATGGCTGCTTTCACCCTGCTCACTTTTACCTGGTGCAACcatgatttcatttttcttggagCGGATCCGCAGGAACGTGAGGTCATTCTGGGGATCAATGTCTCGCACAGTGCTCCTTGCCTTCATGATGAAGCTGTGCATGAGGCCCGCATACTGAATCGTGGTGGTGTTGTCCATAGTACTTTTGATAGGAATCCCTGCAAGAAACAGAGGACAGTGAGGGTCAGTGACTCCCAAACTAACTCCACCTTGGGCATCATCAGGTCCAGCTGGGTTGTCTATTTAACCTGAGCAGGTGGTGTTGTTACACCAGGGATCAGGAGTGTTCTTTTTAAAGGCTTAAAAGAAGAACATGAACCATAATAAGATGTGGAAAGGCTAAGGTCTGGAACCACAGGTGCAGGTGAGAAGAACTGTTTACCTATAGTAGCATGAGTgctttacttttgctttttcatttatttgtttatttatgaggtttataaatagaaataaataataacaaaaataaatacccagggggggagagaggaaataCCTATGTTTCAATTTTGTTCTCCTGACTGGGgacagcttttcctttcagaaaggctCCTGCGCATCACAGTTAAATGATATTCAAGTAAGCTAGGCTGGGATTGGTGCTGATTATAGCGGACATCAGCCGCTGCATCACCCAGTTCCAAGGTGGAGGCTCCAACATTTAGCCAGAACAGTTGATGCAGTCCTGCAAGGTCCCTGTGCTTCAGTTCCTGTGCACCAACCGAGAGGGCAGACGCACTGACACTGTTTGGCCAGAGCTTTCCCCCCCTTATGCTTCTGCCACCCATTAGATATGTTTTCCCACAAAAAGCCAGCCAAAATCCAGCTCATGTGCCAGAACAATGCAGTAGCCAACCACTAAATACTGGCACAGCAGAAAAACTGCCGCAGGTGTACGTTCAAATAAGCGCAGCTTCAGCCTGGAGAGCGCAATCCACCATTCACTATCATGAAAAAGCAGGGAGCAGGAACACAAGCTGCATACAAGTACCAATGATCTGATCTTCAATATATTCAGATATAGCTACTATCGGTCATCTTTTTTAGGAAATATTCCATTTAAATTGATAATCACATAGTTTTAAGAAGCTGGGCTGCTCACAGTATATTTAGAGTGCTCTGAACAAGTCTGCTCTGTTGGTCCTTTCAATGACTCCAAAAAGAGACAACTAGCATATGAGACCCATGAGCACGAGATAGATGCTAAGCTACTCAAGTCTGCTAAGACAGCAGCATTCCAGACACACACAGCAGCAAGATTTCAGATGTCATGAGAGCTTTTAGTGCTACTGATAAAGGCTTTGACAGAACAAAGTCTCAAATACTGGCATAACTCAAATATTTCTAAGCTTTTGCAATCTATTTTAACTTATTTcctaaaataataaagcaagtttgcagaaaaggagaaataagaaTCCAATTTTCTCTTGTAGCCTAACTGTTGTCTACCTGCTTTGGTTACAGGAAAATCTTTGCTAAAGACAGACCGTAACCTAAATGCAAGTAGTACAATCAGCAGTCCTTAACACGCATGTTTAGAGTAAGTTATATCTCAGAAAACCCAGTCTGACACAGTACCTTCAGAATTAACAACAATGAttccttgtactcctttttgGCTCTGAATTCGCTTCAGTGTTTCTTCCACCTCAGCCTGCAAACAGAGGAAGCACAAACCAACAGAAGATTACAGCTGCTATTTGCCTTCCACCAAAGCTTTGTAATAACGTGtctgaaaataaagctgcaCAAAGATGATTCAGGTACTACCCACACCGTTCTACGCAGCAAAGTGCCTGTACTTCGGTACCACCTTTTTTGCAtgaccttttcagttgttttccaTCTCTCTTCACTCATTTGTGATTATGATTGTGTGGAAACTTGGAACTCGCCTCTaatccttccctctctcctcctccccaaccCTCCCACAACATCATGCATCAGCTCCTTACTGTAGGCTTGCAACTGGAAGGCTCCATAGTCACACTTCTACAATTTAGGTGTCaagcaaaaataatatatgaaaatatacatTGAATTTGTGCAAAAGTAGTAAAAGATACATTCTGCATGCAAGGCTATGTTCTCTTATATCAAATGAATGCCAAAGGCCATTACAAATAAGAAAAGTGAGAGGAAAAACAATTAATAAATGCTATTTGTTTATAATGACAATTTGTGCAGCAATAGCTACAAGATTATAACCACTAACAATAATTTACAACTTTGCAAAATCaacttaaaaataaggaaaaatgaaaactggcCAAGGCAGTggtcccttccccttctctgtaAAAATCACCATCAACTTCAGAAGAGCTTTCAAACCCTTCTGCACAACTTCCAGTGCTACAAGACATTAATCAGATTTTAACTATGGGCTCTCTAACAGGGTCATAAAATCTCAGCACCAGAGCTGTTTTCCACAGCTGGGTGaatatttggcatttttttattcccattaAGGAAACAGAGACATGCAGCATCTTCCAGATCCTGCAAGACAGAGTACCACAGAAATGGCTtggaagggaaaacaggaatCCCCCGAACTCGGGAGCGGTGAGGCCTCTCCAGCCTCTGACCAGGGCAACTGCGTTTCTTGGGCATTGGGAATAACCCTCTCCCCACTTCCACCCCACAGCAAAAAAGCAGTTATGTTACAAGCCATGTTCCCTGGGAAGCGGGCTtgtccaaacaaaacaacatggCCTCAAGCTCAGACCTACCAGCAAACTTTCTGCAGGGTGCTGTTAGTATAAATAGCTTGGAGTAACACGAACTGGTGCTGGTGAGAGATGGTACCACCTGAGTTTGTCtctatgaaacattttttctgtcttatccagcatagaaaaaaaataaatcactcttTTCAACACAGCTCTTGATTATTTCTGAATGCTGGCCTATTTTCAAATGGAAGACAAGGGAAGTCAAGCAAACAACAAACTCCAGGGTGTACAAATGCTGAGAGAAACATGGTGGCACACTGTTAagtctgaaataatttcctgaCTTTTTCCTAGCAGTATTTAAGTTGTTAAATACTTTCCTTCATTAGACCTTAACAAACCTATTTGGATGCAAAGAAGCATCTATATAGAATgacacacatttttaatttcttctaccAACCAACAGATAATCTAACTTACAAGGTGGGGGGATCTGGTCTAACAGTTCACTGCTGCTGACATGGGAAGTTCTTGCTCCTCCTGTTGTTACTCCAACACACAAAAACCACTTACACACACGTGCGCGCGCGCTCCAGTGCTTGTCTGACACCTTCGCAAGCCAGTTTAATTCAGCAGACCAGCAAAAATattgctgaggaaaaaatatatatttaactcAAGTGAAAGCCAAAAACTATTTTCATACAGGGCTGAATAACTCCAAGGGATTGTATATGGGGAGGAAGAGATTCACTGtgaaaaaggagaataaataCTCCTCCCATCACCAATTTGCTCTTACGTAACCTTCGCTGCATGTACAACAGTAGCCTTTATCCTCCTGTTTTAATCTAGAAAGTTTTAACTCCTAGGTTCGCCTTAAAAATATGCCTTATTAGACCATTtcaattttccatctacaaCTTGGATCAGTATTTATTTCGTTAGAAATTTTTCCACATATTTGGATCCCGTTTCCTGAATACGTGCCAACCAACAGTGCGTTTGAACAGGATTCAACCTCCAAGACAATTACAACAAAATAAACACGTTCCAGGTCCCACAGAATTAAAACGGTGAGTTTTTTCCCCGATTGCTTTCAGCGTTGGGCGTTGCAGCCATAAGAAAGGCAAAGATTTCCCTCCGAGGgcgcctcccgcccgccgccccacGCCCTATCTCGGCGCTTGGAAGGACAGACGGAAGGTTTTTGGGGGACGAAGCTCTTCCCACCGCAGCGatctgggggccggatccggccggcggggcgggccccCAGGGTAAGCCCCCCGTAAGAGGGCAGGACCCCCCGGACCGCCCGCCCAGCACCGCCGGCCCCCGGCACAAACACCCGCCTCGCAAAGCCAGGGCCGCGCCCGCGCCTTCCAGGCGCGGAGCCGAGCGGGGGGTTACGGGGAGCCGGAGGGATCAGGCGGCTGCCCCGCAGCCAGGCCTCACTTTTGCTCAGTGCGGGACACCGGCCGCTCCCGGGGCCGCTCCCCCCCAACTCTGCGCCGGCTGCGGGGCCGGCTTCCCAGGCCGGcagccccccccggccccgccgccgcctcaccCACCATCTCGAGCCGCCGCCTCTCCGCCCCGTCACGGCACCGCGCGCATGCGCCGCCCGCTCGGCCAATCCGCGGGGAGGAGCGGAGGGGCGGGGCACGCCCTGCCCCGGAACCATTTGTTCCACAGCGGCTGCCGTGGTGACgcccgccgctgccggcgcCCCGCGCGGGGCCGTTGGCGCGAACCGCTGCCGCCGCAATGAGGGCGTGGGGAGGCGACGGCCGTTACCACCGCCCGCTCCCGGTGCTGACCCCGCTCTCTGCTCGAACCGGATGTTCCTTCGTTCAGCATCGCGGCCCCACGAGCAGAGAAGGGACCCGCAGCTCCTCAGAGCTCCAGCAAGCGGCGTGGTTGGGCAGGGTGGAAACATCACCTCGTGAAGCAGTAGTAGTTCCCCGCCCCGCCAAGACACTCCGAAAACCAGGACTTGGCCCAGCAGATCAGCTCATTGGCCCCTCAACTCTGGCCAGAACTGCTTTCCACTCAGAGGAAACGGAATGTTCTCCAACAAACCCCATCATTTGTGCGCTGCTGTAGAGTGACAGGTTGAGCGTGGACATAGAATCAGGCATCTTCAGCTATCAGGAACAAATCCATCTTTAGGATCAGCTAGAAAACAGATACAGCCATTTTCCCTCCTAGTTGATACTTACAGCTCTGCAacctgattattttaaattctaatcTCTCTTGCCAGTAAATTTTAAAGCTCAGCTACAGAAAGTCATTTTACCACAGATTGATTCACCATCTAGTCCCACCACTGACGGTAAGATCTGGTCAGCAGTGCACAGCTGCCACCAGAGACCCGAACCAAACAAGGGTGCGTTCAAACCAAACAGGCACTGCCCTCTTGCCACGCACACACCCACTGCCCAGGCCTGGCACTGACAGCAGCAGtaccacagaagaaaacagcaaggaaCTAATGCAAGGGTACAACTGAGCGGTACGTTCAGGATACCATACATTTATCATGCTTCACGTTGTGATTCTGTTTGgagtttgcctttttaaaaaaaaacaaaaacaaaaacaaaacacttcagatCCATGTGAAATATCCTCATAGCTGTACTAATTTAAAACTACCCAAAGCAGTGTCAAATTTTGGGTTTACACAACTTAAGTGATTTCATCCAAAGCACAGAGGAAGCAACTCAAAACTAACCTCccctgctgcaaaaaaaaaaaaaaggcaattattATTGCATATATTTACTTGGCATAGTAAAGCGTACTTGGGATTTGCTGCTACTAACAAAACTGTATTGACTGAGCCTGGGTGAACACCTGGGAAAGTGTGAAAACCCCGTGGGAAGGTCTGCAGCAAGGAACGTTACATGCTCAGTGTAGGAGGATCAGTTTAGGGAACATGCGAACAAACCGGACAAAGAAGTTTGTGAGACTCAGTGGGATGTACCCCCAAGCGCTGGGCGAGCCAGCCAATGGCACTGTAAAGCCAATCccaattatctttgaaaggtcatggtgATCGGGAGAGGTTCCTGATGGCAGGAAGAATGTAAATATGACTTCCCCCTTCAAAGACGAGGATCAGGGCTGATCAGTCCCATCTGagcttttccccccccctccttcctGTCACCCTGTCATTCctaagcagaaaagaaaacaaatttgcaCAGTCATACCTCAATTTTTGTTATCACTGCAAGAGCGGTACAAGAAAACATTAAAGCTGTGGCTCCTGCAGAACCCTTCTCCAGCCCATCTGCTGCAGACTTGCAGACCAGCAGCCTCACCATCTGGGGCAGCATCCCAGGACCACAGGCACTAAAAACTGAGGAGTTGTTTTACCTGCCATTTCTAATCAGTCAAAGGCAGCTGCGTCTGAAATCTCCCAGTGAATTTCCAATGCAATCACCAATGGCAGAAGAGGTCTCAGGAAAGAAACATTCCTGAGTAACTTTGCTAGAAGGATAACTTCAGACAGACTAACCCCTCACTCCCAGAAGAGCAGACAGACGATTTATTTTGCACACGGATGCTTcgtaacacagaagaaaaagacgAGGCTACCAGCTCTTTAAGTAGTTTTATAAAAGTATTTGACTTACTGAGATACTGTTACAGTTACCTGAGTATTTGAAATTACAATGCAAGGAAATTTCAACAATGAATTTCAGTACAGTATTTCACAATCCAGTGCTGCTGATCCCAGTTTATATACGAGTCCACTAGAGCACATATACACAAACAGTGattgctgaagaaaattaaaagacacCACAGAAAGGGGGCTGGAGATGCCAATATAACAGAGCTGAGATTACAAATCCAGTGCagcatgtaattaaaaatgcaaacaacaacaacaaaaaagcttttttttacttttctcagcataataaagcttttttttaaatgcaagcaactgcattaaacaaaaaactaaacaaCTTCCATACAAGATCACATGAAGAAATGACTCATTTACTGTGCATTTCATGAGTATATTAACATTTCCTGAGCTACCCAGAACAATAAGGCTTCGTTAATTCTTAGATCAGTGACTCAGCATTTAGTTTTCTCCAGTCATTCTCATAAGGCAATATtctaaataaaagcttttctaatACTTGCAAATTAGAATCAATTGACACTTGCATATGAATATACATTTGTAACATACTAAGAATTTATGCAGCTCAGGCTGCTAAATCACTTGCAGTAGTGGGAGACAAATTCATTAGTCTCTGCTGAAAATCCTACTGTAAGCCCAATTCTTAACAACCAGTTATCTGGGATACCAGATGCTGTGGGCTCCTCCACATGCTGTTTCCACCAGGTCCccataaagaacagaaaagtgCACCAGTGGCTtatattaattcctttttatttctacacAACACACCGTAAAAAATTAACAGACTTCTTAACATTCACAATGCTGACAAAGTAAAATGCCTAAGTAATCTTAACCTCTGACTTCAGAAATATTGCCAATTTAACACAGGAAAgttgctttaaatttttttatattttggcCAAATCCAATGTTTCACAGATTAATCATCTTTTCCCCCACCCGAACGAATTCTTTATttgcaacattttaaattgtatCTGGTGCTTGGGATATCCAGCCCCCTTTCCCCATCCTAATACAGCAGAAAAGACATATAAACATGccatttaaattaaagaaagaaaaactgaataaGTGGAATcctggactgcaaaaatatatacaaGCATTTACGTTTTTCCTGAACTAAACATTTCaaccataaaaatattaaacagccATACCCTATAGAACTAGGGCTAAGGCTATTTCAATTATAactattctttattttaaaaatatagggCTGAAAGCCTTTTGGGTGATATTTGTACATTAACAATATTTCTAGGTTCCCTACATGAATCATAAAGCATTATGCAGAACACAGACCATTTTTTATAGCTTAATTTCGCATTATCTTGCTTAATTTAATCTCTCTTGTAAATATGTTAGATAACTACATTTCATTGTAAGAAttaatataaacagaaaatatttataagg harbors:
- the DYNLRB1 gene encoding dynein light chain roadblock-type 1 yields the protein MAEVEETLKRIQSQKGVQGIIVVNSEGIPIKSTMDNTTTIQYAGLMHSFIMKARSTVRDIDPQNDLTFLRIRSKKNEIMVAPDKDYFLIVIQNPTE